The Coccidioides posadasii str. Silveira chromosome 3, complete sequence genome contains a region encoding:
- a CDS encoding uncharacterized protein (EggNog:ENOG410PHIK~COG:S) encodes MRKPLAHADVAVMDQNCGASSLVQAQQPAKFSRYRSVRRAAAPGVQRSGSSAPPPLPANPSSNCSIANSQNESIKRSMSRYRHAKPTRIVTSIPPPPPPGPLLQNRQFADIENWIDNTRMSQEASQSQAHSPDQGHGFTATSFYDAPRQALSQPSSPKIGNFSRILGRRSLDRRRENEESSPPMSAGATRPSYSRDMYSSGGEDEADSKRTRGRPENIHVPTSPLQHEQRQDSEIPPVDLQRNTREELLANERAAAVHNRPSSGKKLVKEKGGLLSRIKGIDTNGSSKAQREAREDLKNLISSPKLIDPKDLQSGFPDDTPVSAVNAGERKVLIVCNDSFINLPITPTTKVQDLLYSAANCLSEQIDPKAAILMETFKQLGIERPLRRYEHVREVLNSWDDDTQNHLEVVTAPSEDVSEGLDVRTAPRKPPKDATFHIYHSQRQGKWDKRYITIRSDGQILMAKKPGGESMNICHMSDFDIYCPQKRDYRRIKPPKKLCFVIKSQQKASMFLTSDNFAHYFSMSGSDTGCQWYNAVQQWRSWYLVSVMGEGSSNGKPETHSNANRASQPNTNRYSMESTPYQLGSFKPLVDLDALANEIAARPVTPSDESPPTSKKRSSWMATSMNNHSSTPLASAPPSPKNTSRASAQKRGRSQTTATQRDQSTVGEPFASTGLLGRTYTQRQNAMREREKEQAEQNGPFTAHGLLNNLETSIRPSDRPGQTSGKPPSGENTISSPPGRHRAKSIQQPQRPLVDLTPTYQEPPHHARKGRGVAAQPGTLLVDNATGPELCPGAIVVPSATTWRKPQRSGTMTSQVPAPEQFAPSSRGRQRSNTTRATAHHLGAAALGTSPPPPESPFISTGLLARNKLSHGQGSAQTGRGVATGSRQTNGRPLLDVSEPNRFTEGSLLRNVEHLGAGVDGYGRAPVTDREKREERTVHTGEGY; translated from the coding sequence CCGGGCGTGCAGCGTTCCGGTTCGAGTGCGCCTCCTCCTCTGCCTGCCAATCCGTCAAGCAATTGTTCAATTGCGAACTCTCAAAATGAATCGATCAAGCGGAGCATGTCTCGCTATCGACATGCGAAGCCTACCAGGATCGTTACTTCAATCCCTCCGCCGCCTCCACCGGGCCCGCTATTGCAAAATCGACAATTTGCGGACATAGAGAACTGGATCGATAATACCAGGATGAGCCAGGAGGCCTCGCAGTCTCAAGCGCATTCTCCAGACCAAGGACATGGATTCACGGCTACATCTTTCTACGATGCGCCGAGGCAGGCTCTCTCACAGCCATCGAGCCCAAAGATTGGAAATTTCTCGCGAATTTTAGGGAGGAGATCCCTGGATCGACGTCGCGAGAATGAGGAATCGTCTCCCCCAATGTCTGCAGGAGCGACCCGTCCGTCATATTCAAGAGACATGTACTCCAGCGGGGGTGAAGATGAGGCGGATTCCAAGCGGACTCGTGGAAGGCCTGAAAATATTCATGTCCCGACATCTCCTTTGCAACATGAACAAAGACAGGACAGCGAAATACCACCAGTAGACCTTCAGAGAAATACTCGCGAAGAGCTCCTTGCAAATGAAAGAGCAGCAGCGGTGCATAACAGACCGAGTTCAGGCAAGAAGCTTGTGAAGGAAAAAGGCGGCCTTTTGTCCCGCATCAAAGGCATTGACACGAATGGATCTTCAAAGGCCCAACGGGAGGCCAGGGAGGATTTGAAGAACTTAATATCATCGCCCAAATTGATTGATCCGAAGGATCTCCAGAGCGGATTCCCCGATGACACGCCGGTTTCTGCGGTCAATGCGGGAGAACGTAAAGTGTTGATCGTCTGCAATGACTCCTTCATAAATCTCCCAATTACCCCGACTACCAAAGTTCAGGACCTTTTGTACTCCGCCGCAAATTGTCTGAGCGAACAGATCGACCCAAAAGCTGCGATTCTGATGGAGACTTTCAAGCAGCTCGGTATAGAACGACCATTGAGAAGATACGAACATGTCCGGGAAGTTCTGAACTCCTGGGATGATGACACGCAGAATCACCTAGAAGTCGTTACGGCTCCAAGCGAAGACGTGAGCGAAGGCCTCGACGTTCGAACTGCACCTCGAAAGCCACCAAAAGATGCGACATTCCACATTTACCACTCCCAACGCCAGGGAAAATGGGACAAGCGGTATATCACCATCCGGTCTGATGGACAAATTCTCATGGCGAAGAAACCGGGCGGAGAGTCAATGAATATATGCCACATGTCCGATTTCGATATTTACTGCCCTCAAAAGCGGGATTATCGGCGGATAAAGCCGCCCAAGAAGCTGTGCTTCGTAATCAAAAGTCAGCAAAAGGCAAGCATGTTCCTTACGAGCGACAATTTCGCTCACTACTTTTCTATGAGTGGCTCGGACACCGGTTGTCAGTGGTATAATGCTGTGCAACAATGGCGCAGTTGGTATCTTGTGAGTGTCATGGGCGAAGGTAGCTCGAACGGCAAACCTGAAACCCATTCGAATGCAAACAGAGCATCCCAACCTAATACGAACCGGTACTCTATGGAATCTACTCCATATCAGCTTGGTTCGTTCAAGCCGTTAGTAGACCTGGATGCACTCGCGAATGAAATTGCTGCCAGACCAGTCACTCCTTCAGATGAAAGCCCGCCAACATCAAAGAAACGGTCAAGCTGGATGGCTACTTCCATGAACAATCATTCCAGTACGCCCTTAGCTTCAGCTCCACCTTCACCAAAGAACACAAGCCGTGCTAGTGCCCAGAAGCGTGGACGTAGCCAAACAACAGCAACTCAGCGAGACCAGTCTACAGTTGGTGAGCCTTTTGCGTCAACAGGCCTTTTGGGCCGCACTTACACCCAGCGTCAGAATGCAATGCGGGAACGTGAGAAGGAGCAGGCTGAACAGAATGGTCCCTTCACCGCACATGGTTTGCTAAATAACCTAGAAACATCCATACGCCCTTCGGACCGTCCCGGACAAACCTCGGGCAAGCCTCCAAGCGGGGAAAACACCATCAGTTCTCCCCCCGGCCGCCACCGTGCAAAGTCCATTCAACAGCCTCAAAGGCCTCTTGTCGATCTAACACCAACGTATCAAGAGCCACCTCATCACGCCCGCAAGGGTCGAGGCGTGGCTGCCCAGCCTGGAACGCTCCTCGTCGATAATGCAACTGGACCGGAGCTCTGCCCGGGTGCAATCGTCGTTCCCAGCGCCACCACCTGGCGCAAACCACAGCGGAGTGGAACAATGACCTCGCAGGTCCCTGCACCAGAACAGTTCGCGCCCTCTTCACGTGGGCGGCAACGCTCAAACACGACACGTGCTACCGCACACCATCTAGGTGCAGCCGCGTTGGGGACTTCGCCGCCACCTCCGGAATCGCCATTTATATCGACGGGTTTGCTCGCGCGGAACAAGTTGAGCCATGGTCAAGGTTCTGCCCAAACAGGGCGTGGTGTCGCAACGGGAAGCAGGCAGACCAACGGTCGACCCCTCCTTGATGTTTCTGAGCCAAATCGATTTACAGAGGGGAGTTTACTGCGAAATGTTGAGCATCTCGGCGCTGGAGTGGATGGATACGGACGCGCACCGGTGACTGATAGAGAGAAGCGAGAGGAGCGGACTGTGCATACTGGGGAAGGATACTGA
- a CDS encoding uncharacterized protein (EggNog:ENOG410JGF5), whose product MPLSQVMGTWEEGLQFAPTPGYFMLDSLSPTPDHALQTHDHLEFLPLAKWMKGKDYKEQPPNYICYTIAWRIIINHRVEARETKQDLIVAPSEY is encoded by the exons ATGCCTTTG TCCCAAGTGATGGGTACATGGGAGGAAGGTTTACAATTTGCCCCAACACCAGGCTACTTTATGCTTGATTCCCTCAGTCCTACTCCAGATCATGCCCTCCAAACGCATGATCACCTTGAATTTCTCCCATTGGCCAAATGGATGAAGGGCAAAGACTATAAAGAGCAGCCACCAAATTATATTTGCTACACAATTGCATGGAGGATCATAATCAATCATAGAGTTGAGGCTAGGGAGACCAAGCAAGACTTGATTGTAGCTCCCAGTGAGTACTGA
- a CDS encoding uncharacterized protein (EggNog:ENOG410PVH3) has product MELDNVRPAEVVFKKKLFASEFSEVFLTVVRGQQCVMKVHHGRGPRRYYEPDRELDIHILESTAYRRLKERGICEQRIVPQFFGTMDKFDPKPCQPYLRTFVNDEYPPSAIFLEYIPNLEMLG; this is encoded by the exons ATGGAGCTGGACAATGTCAGACCAGCTGAAGTTGTCTTCAAGAAAAAGCTTTTTGCCTCTGAGTTCTCTGAGGTATTCCTCACTGTTGTTCGCGGACAGCAATGTGTCATGAAAGTG CATCACGGACGAGGTCCACGACGATACTATGAGCCAGATCGCGAACTCGACATCCACATCCTTGAGTCGACTGCCTACCGTCGTTTGAAAGAGCGAGGAATATGTGAGCAACGGATCGTCCCTCAATTCTTTGGCACCATGGACAAGTTTGATCCAAAGCCATGCCAGCCTTACCTACGCACGTTTGTCAACGATGAATACCCACCCAGTGCCATCTTCCTGGAATACATCCCAAACCTTGAGATGCTCGGTTAA
- a CDS encoding uncharacterized protein (EggNog:ENOG410PVH3), which produces MLIVKDDPERVVWIDFNRANTYDEHRITDRERAFLDEEEETVEGLKMCLEADLPKGRLKQAYIFYCT; this is translated from the exons ATGCTCATCGTCAAGGACGACCCTGAGCGGGTTGTTTGGATTGATTTTAATCGAGCAAATACCTATGACGAGCACCGCATCACAGACAGAGAGCGAGCTTTTTtggacgaggaagaagaaacagtTGAAGGCCTTAAAATGTGTTTG GAAGCCGACCTTCCAAAAGGGAGACTCAAACAAGCGTACATATTCTACTGTACATGA
- a CDS encoding uncharacterized protein (EggNog:ENOG410Q01Z): protein MFTPDASLTEMEAAIRFQRLVQIGSAADYAAEFEWLRSKISRETYHASLFFVGLKDEIQNRISQCGEMPSTLEGMIRRAKQTEDQLHEERRLGELCFNCGKPGHIARNCRKKW from the coding sequence ATGTTCACACCAGATGCGAGCCTCACCGAAATGGAAGCCGCTATCAGATTTCAGCGCCTTGTACAAATCGGAAGTGCAGCAGATTATGCCGCAGAATTTGAGTGGCTCAGAAGCAAGATTTCACGGGAGACATACCATGCGTCTCTTTTCTTCGTGGGGCTTAAAGACGAAATTCAGAATAGGATTTCTCAGTGTGGGGAGATGCCTAGTACTCTGGAGGGTATGATCAGGAGAGCAAAGCAGACTGAAGATCAACTTCATGAGGAACGGAGACTGGGTGAGCTATGTTTTAATTGTGGAAAGCCAGGTCATATCGCCAGAAATTGCAGGAAAAAGTGGTAG
- a CDS encoding uncharacterized protein (EggNog:ENOG410PWEX) produces the protein MYFKMANQISLLTYLQNALPAIPTNAPPVPGPNTTNGAYNANDIQTTAVWNGFNLNILLPAFQNLLAQVHLMPDPMPASPPRPITAENALRSKVSEYVFPECDEPFELLLTIWAWPTS, from the coding sequence atgtaTTTCAAAATGGCGAATCAGATATCGCTTTTGACCTATTTGCAAAATGCCTTGCCCGCAATTCCAACAAATGCGCCCCCGGTTCCAGGGCCCAACACCACCAATGGTGCATACAACGCAAACGATATCCAAACCACAGCAGTCTGGAATGGTTTCAACTTGAATATCCTTCTTCCAGCATTCCAGAATCTCTTAGCTCAAGTGCACCTTATGCCAGACCCTATGCCAGCATCCCCACCACGTCCCATCACGGCAGAGAATGCCCTCAGAAGTAAAGTTTCTGAATACGTCTTCCCAGAGTGCGACGAGCCCTTCGAGCTGCTTTTGACCATTTGGGCCTGGCCAACCAGCTGA